A stretch of the Methylacidiphilum caldifontis genome encodes the following:
- the ilvB gene encoding biosynthetic-type acetolactate synthase large subunit: protein MPIGSYSIQLPTSKEGTVGPEMSGADCVVATLEKEGVDTIFAYPGGASMPMHQSLTRAKNLRTVLPRHEQGGVFMAEGYARSTGKVGVCMSTSGPGATNLITGIADAYMDSVPLVAITGQVKKDMIGKGAFQETDVFGITLPIVKHSYLVIDPREIPQIIKEALLIARSGRPGPVVIDIPKDVQQSLFKPFFPHTTGLESKLSPPPIDITALETVLDWIGKAKRPVLYVGGGIISSGAHLELFKFAEKTSIPVTTTLMGIGSFPENHYLSLKWLGMHGSVYSNFAVDQSDLLLALGVRFDDRVTGKVEAFAQKARIVHIDIDNSELNKNKRVDLAILGDVKEALSLLNKMIEEKEWKSPGYALWHEEILAWKLKFPFRYKKIDDLILPQMVIEEIYKLTQGEAIITTGVGQHQMWAGQFYNFHHPRTFLTSGGLGAMGFGYPAALGAKIAHPELTVIDIDGDGSFLMNIQELATAVTENIPVKAVILNNQHLGMVVQWEDRFYDSNRAHTFLGLPHNKNALYPDFPLICKGFGIKSERISKPQELVPALKRMLSSDEPYVLDVIVPYTEHVLPMIPAGMTVKDIIIDND, encoded by the coding sequence ATGCCTATCGGTTCTTATTCCATCCAACTGCCAACCTCAAAAGAGGGCACTGTTGGTCCAGAAATGTCGGGAGCAGATTGCGTTGTCGCTACCCTTGAAAAAGAGGGCGTGGATACAATTTTTGCTTATCCTGGAGGGGCCAGTATGCCCATGCACCAATCTCTTACGCGTGCTAAAAACCTAAGAACGGTTCTGCCACGCCATGAACAAGGCGGAGTTTTCATGGCTGAAGGCTACGCACGGTCTACGGGAAAAGTGGGCGTATGCATGTCTACTTCTGGGCCTGGAGCAACAAACCTTATAACCGGGATTGCTGATGCTTACATGGATTCGGTCCCATTAGTAGCGATTACTGGACAGGTTAAAAAAGATATGATAGGCAAAGGGGCTTTCCAGGAAACCGATGTTTTTGGGATTACCCTACCCATCGTCAAGCATAGTTATCTGGTTATCGATCCTCGAGAGATCCCTCAAATTATTAAAGAAGCTCTTTTAATAGCCAGATCGGGCAGGCCAGGGCCTGTGGTTATTGACATTCCCAAAGATGTGCAACAATCCCTATTCAAGCCTTTTTTCCCTCATACCACGGGACTGGAGTCCAAATTAAGCCCTCCACCCATTGATATTACAGCCTTAGAAACTGTACTTGATTGGATTGGGAAAGCTAAAAGACCGGTTCTTTATGTTGGTGGAGGTATTATTTCCAGCGGAGCTCATCTTGAGCTGTTCAAGTTTGCCGAGAAAACTTCCATTCCTGTAACCACCACCCTTATGGGGATTGGGTCCTTCCCCGAAAATCATTATCTTTCCCTGAAATGGTTAGGAATGCACGGCTCAGTTTATTCTAATTTTGCTGTGGACCAATCGGACCTTCTTTTGGCCCTTGGAGTGAGGTTTGATGACCGGGTTACGGGCAAAGTTGAAGCTTTTGCTCAAAAAGCACGAATTGTTCACATCGACATCGATAACTCGGAGTTGAACAAAAATAAACGGGTCGATTTGGCTATTTTAGGAGATGTCAAGGAGGCATTAAGCTTGTTGAACAAGATGATCGAAGAAAAAGAGTGGAAATCTCCTGGATATGCTTTATGGCATGAAGAAATACTTGCTTGGAAACTTAAATTTCCTTTCCGTTACAAAAAAATCGACGATCTCATTCTTCCTCAAATGGTTATCGAAGAAATCTACAAGTTGACTCAAGGCGAAGCGATTATCACTACTGGGGTGGGACAACATCAGATGTGGGCAGGACAATTTTACAACTTCCACCACCCCAGAACGTTTTTGACTTCTGGTGGCTTAGGCGCTATGGGGTTTGGATACCCTGCTGCTCTTGGAGCAAAAATTGCTCATCCGGAACTAACCGTCATAGACATAGATGGTGATGGGAGTTTTTTAATGAATATTCAGGAACTGGCAACGGCGGTTACAGAAAATATTCCCGTCAAAGCCGTAATATTAAACAATCAACATCTGGGAATGGTTGTGCAATGGGAAGATCGATTCTACGATAGCAACAGGGCCCATACATTCCTTGGACTGCCGCATAATAAAAATGCGCTTTATCCAGATTTTCCTCTAATTTGCAAAGGTTTTGGGATAAAATCAGAAAGGATAAGCAAACCTCAAGAACTAGTTCCCGCCTTGAAAAGAATGCTGAGTAGTGACGAACCCTATGTTCTTGATGTAATTGTTCCCTACACCGAACATGTCCTACCCATGATTCCAGCTGGAATGACTGTCAAAGATATCATCATCGATAACGACTAA
- the rplM gene encoding 50S ribosomal protein L13: MKTYFQKPAEVQRHWYIIDAKDKIVGKVAEKAACLLRGKHKEVFSPHVDTGDNVIIINASKAVFSGKKEIQKLYSSYSGYIGGQKTFNPQIIRQKRPTFIIEHAIRGMIPHNRLGRKVYTKLHVYEGSEHPHAAQKPTPVQLD; the protein is encoded by the coding sequence GTGAAAACGTATTTTCAAAAACCAGCAGAAGTCCAGCGACATTGGTATATCATTGATGCTAAGGATAAAATTGTAGGCAAAGTGGCTGAAAAAGCGGCTTGCTTGCTCAGAGGAAAGCATAAAGAAGTGTTTAGTCCCCATGTGGATACAGGAGACAATGTAATCATTATAAATGCTTCTAAAGCTGTTTTTAGTGGAAAAAAAGAGATCCAAAAACTCTATTCTTCTTATTCGGGCTACATTGGAGGACAAAAAACTTTTAACCCTCAGATAATTCGTCAGAAAAGACCCACTTTTATCATAGAACATGCCATAAGAGGAATGATTCCCCATAACCGGCTAGGTCGAAAAGTATATACCAAGCTTCATGTTTATGAAGGCAGTGAACATCCTCATGCTGCTCAAAAACCAACCCCTGTTCAACTAGATTGA
- the rpsI gene encoding 30S ribosomal protein S9, protein MMMTVITQNSLMQATGRRKTATATVVLNQGKGEIKINGKDLEFYFPTFVHRYEVLKPLEVIEATKKFDIVGKARGGGLMGQAQAMKLAIARALIKYDPSYRSLLKKEGLLTRDPRMKERKKTGRPGARKRFQFSKR, encoded by the coding sequence ATGATGATGACAGTTATTACTCAAAATTCACTAATGCAAGCTACGGGAAGACGGAAAACGGCTACGGCAACCGTTGTTCTCAATCAAGGGAAGGGAGAGATCAAAATCAATGGAAAAGACCTGGAGTTTTACTTTCCTACCTTTGTTCATCGTTACGAAGTCTTGAAGCCCTTGGAAGTCATTGAAGCAACGAAGAAATTCGATATTGTTGGCAAAGCGAGGGGAGGCGGCCTGATGGGACAGGCGCAAGCCATGAAATTAGCTATAGCTCGTGCTTTAATAAAATATGATCCTTCTTACCGCAGCTTGTTGAAAAAAGAAGGGCTTTTGACCCGTGATCCCCGCATGAAGGAACGCAAGAAAACAGGCCGTCCTGGAGCTAGGAAAAGATTCCAGTTCTCCAAGCGTTAG
- the argJ gene encoding bifunctional glutamate N-acetyltransferase/amino-acid acetyltransferase ArgJ yields the protein MKEESIEFIKSGGVTAPRGFLAAGVSCGIKPGKKGDLALVVSQQLADVAGVFTQNRIKAAPVLVSMKRVKKGKARAVVINSGNANACTGSRGLEDAEQMAAVTASFLGCSSEEVCVCSTGRIGVFLPMKKIVKGIEKAFKQLNVEGSKNAAEAIMTTDTVPKQAALKVKIEDKEIFIGGMAKGSGMICPNLATTLGIITTDAVLSPEYLDWVLRCCVQETFNRISVDGETSTNDTILLFSNGMAKNTMISSENPHKGIFKNALRLVLDRLSRAVLEDGEGVTKVVEILVQGAVSDKEAEQVARAVGNSLLVKCSWNGEDPNWGRILCAIGYSGADVDQNKVDVFYSGIQIVSSGVKTDIKEGQIKKILKMPMFSILIDLHKGEGQYRFLSTDLSERYVRINSNKE from the coding sequence ATGAAAGAGGAATCAATAGAGTTTATTAAATCGGGAGGAGTAACTGCTCCTCGTGGCTTTCTAGCTGCTGGAGTGAGTTGTGGAATAAAGCCGGGCAAGAAAGGAGACCTTGCTTTGGTTGTTTCCCAACAACTTGCTGATGTGGCTGGGGTTTTTACTCAAAACCGAATAAAAGCAGCCCCGGTACTTGTCTCAATGAAAAGAGTGAAGAAAGGGAAAGCTCGGGCGGTAGTGATTAATTCAGGGAACGCCAATGCTTGTACAGGGTCAAGGGGCTTGGAAGATGCTGAACAGATGGCTGCAGTGACCGCTTCATTCCTCGGCTGTTCCTCGGAAGAGGTTTGTGTATGTTCTACAGGTAGAATTGGGGTATTCTTGCCGATGAAGAAGATTGTTAAAGGCATAGAAAAAGCCTTCAAGCAATTGAACGTGGAAGGAAGTAAAAATGCAGCTGAAGCGATAATGACTACAGATACCGTTCCCAAGCAAGCGGCATTGAAGGTCAAAATAGAAGACAAGGAGATTTTTATAGGCGGAATGGCCAAAGGATCGGGGATGATCTGTCCCAATTTAGCTACGACACTAGGGATAATTACAACCGATGCGGTTCTTTCTCCTGAATATTTGGATTGGGTTTTGCGTTGCTGCGTTCAAGAAACATTTAACCGAATATCGGTTGATGGAGAAACCTCTACAAACGATACCATTTTGTTGTTCTCCAACGGGATGGCCAAAAACACCATGATTTCATCTGAAAATCCCCATAAGGGAATTTTCAAAAATGCCTTACGGCTTGTTCTGGATCGGTTGTCTCGTGCTGTTTTAGAAGATGGAGAGGGGGTTACCAAAGTCGTTGAGATACTCGTTCAAGGAGCAGTTTCAGATAAAGAAGCTGAACAGGTGGCAAGGGCTGTAGGCAATTCTCTTCTTGTAAAGTGTTCTTGGAATGGAGAAGATCCTAATTGGGGCAGAATTTTGTGTGCCATTGGTTATTCCGGGGCTGACGTAGATCAAAATAAAGTGGATGTTTTTTATAGTGGTATTCAAATTGTTTCCTCTGGGGTAAAAACAGACATCAAGGAAGGCCAGATAAAAAAAATACTAAAAATGCCCATGTTTTCCATTCTTATTGATTTACATAAAGGAGAAGGCCAATATCGGTTTCTTTCTACCGATCTGTCGGAGCGATACGTACGCATTAACAGTAATAAAGAATAA
- a CDS encoding VIT1/CCC1 transporter family protein, giving the protein MKPQSNSFVQILKQNWLNEKKTARAYRDLAEIEKNPYKKEILIKLAETEEKHALRWEKELNALGESCVEKSSRFKRSLEKWINQNLGFKNVIQRMENAEEQDKLKYLQQKEKFKDSAGIVKILDEFAREEKNHAAILHNLSREKPFSENITERILSREKWHGRGGNWITDSIYGINDGLGAVFGIVSGVAGATENQTHYIVISGLAGMIASALSMGAGAYLAAKSQKEVYEAEISKEKREIEENPQEEIEEMALFYQLQGFNEEEAKWIAEKLYQKPEHFLSAMVSSELGLSQASFPRPWNACLSASLSTALGAFIPLIPFFFLSGVWAITLSFFISLIAHFLVGAAKTLITTRSWLYSGLEMTVVGIIEAVVTYSLGLLFRLPA; this is encoded by the coding sequence ATGAAACCCCAATCCAACTCTTTTGTCCAGATACTCAAGCAAAACTGGCTCAACGAAAAGAAAACGGCCAGAGCTTACCGTGACCTTGCGGAAATAGAAAAAAATCCATATAAAAAAGAAATTCTGATTAAACTGGCTGAAACAGAAGAAAAACATGCCTTAAGATGGGAAAAAGAATTAAATGCCTTGGGTGAAAGCTGCGTAGAAAAAAGTTCTCGATTCAAAAGAAGCCTGGAGAAATGGATAAATCAAAATTTAGGTTTCAAGAATGTTATCCAGAGGATGGAGAATGCAGAAGAACAAGATAAACTCAAATACTTGCAGCAAAAAGAAAAGTTCAAGGATTCAGCGGGAATTGTAAAAATTCTTGACGAGTTCGCCAGAGAAGAAAAAAACCACGCGGCTATCCTTCATAATTTATCCAGAGAAAAACCCTTTTCAGAAAATATTACTGAAAGAATTTTATCTCGTGAAAAATGGCATGGCCGAGGAGGGAACTGGATTACCGATTCCATCTATGGAATCAATGATGGGTTGGGGGCTGTTTTTGGGATAGTTTCGGGTGTAGCAGGAGCCACGGAAAACCAAACGCATTACATTGTTATCTCTGGGCTTGCCGGAATGATCGCTTCGGCCCTATCCATGGGTGCAGGAGCTTATCTTGCGGCTAAGAGTCAAAAAGAAGTTTACGAGGCAGAAATATCCAAAGAAAAGAGGGAAATAGAAGAAAATCCCCAGGAAGAAATTGAAGAAATGGCCCTTTTCTACCAATTGCAGGGATTTAACGAAGAGGAAGCAAAATGGATCGCTGAAAAATTATATCAAAAACCCGAACACTTTTTGTCTGCAATGGTCAGTTCAGAGCTTGGCCTATCCCAGGCTTCTTTTCCTAGGCCTTGGAATGCTTGTTTATCGGCTTCTCTTTCTACAGCCCTCGGTGCTTTTATTCCTTTAATTCCCTTTTTTTTCCTCTCTGGAGTTTGGGCTATAACCCTTTCATTTTTCATAAGCTTAATTGCACATTTTCTCGTCGGAGCAGCAAAAACCCTAATCACGACACGAAGCTGGTTATACAGCGGCCTGGAAATGACCGTAGTCGGGATTATCGAGGCGGTTGTAACCTATTCCCTTGGCCTTCTTTTTCGCCTTCCCGCTTGA
- the argC gene encoding N-acetyl-gamma-glutamyl-phosphate reductase, translating into MSSIRVGIIGASGYAGEELIRLLIRHPGIDLRVITSRQYKHRSLESVYPDIGSFRNIQFDDPDNLEKIDSQTDVVFLALPHGAGMHYAQFLYHRAKVVIDLSADFRLKDPSDYEIYYKFSHPFSDLLEEAVYALPEIYQDQIVQSRLLAMPGCYPTGVLLSVAPFLKKGWIDPSSIEIIAQSGSTGAGKTLDSKLLFSELAENLRPYGFPGHRHTPEIEQQIAKLAQNRCSRVLFLPILAPLRRGILLSIIASLTEEISQQDAEGLALHFYKEAPFVKILTGGIMPELRYVLGSNYLYFSTCVLADKKKLLILAVIDNLGKGAAGQAIQVMNIKFGLDQTLGLIP; encoded by the coding sequence ATGTCCTCCATCCGTGTCGGTATTATTGGGGCTTCGGGATATGCAGGAGAAGAGTTAATCAGGTTGCTCATTCGTCATCCTGGAATTGATCTGCGTGTAATAACTTCTCGGCAGTATAAGCATAGGAGCCTCGAGTCGGTTTATCCCGATATAGGCAGTTTCAGGAATATACAATTTGATGATCCAGATAATCTTGAGAAAATCGATAGCCAAACCGATGTTGTTTTTCTAGCCCTGCCTCATGGAGCAGGCATGCATTATGCCCAATTTCTTTATCATCGAGCTAAAGTGGTTATCGATTTGAGTGCAGATTTTCGGCTAAAAGACCCTTCCGATTACGAAATTTATTATAAGTTTTCACATCCCTTTTCTGATCTTTTGGAGGAAGCGGTTTATGCTCTGCCAGAAATTTATCAAGATCAAATTGTTCAGTCCCGGTTGCTTGCCATGCCTGGATGTTATCCCACAGGAGTTCTTCTCTCGGTGGCTCCTTTCCTTAAGAAAGGATGGATCGATCCCAGCTCGATAGAAATTATTGCCCAGAGTGGGAGTACCGGGGCGGGTAAAACCCTTGACAGTAAGCTTCTTTTTAGTGAACTTGCCGAAAATCTTAGACCTTATGGTTTCCCAGGCCATCGGCATACTCCTGAAATTGAACAACAGATAGCAAAACTAGCCCAGAACCGTTGTTCAAGAGTTCTTTTTCTTCCCATACTTGCTCCTTTACGAAGGGGCATTCTTTTAAGTATCATTGCTTCTTTGACCGAGGAAATCTCGCAACAGGATGCGGAAGGGCTGGCTCTTCATTTTTACAAAGAAGCTCCTTTTGTGAAAATATTGACGGGAGGAATCATGCCTGAGCTGCGGTATGTCCTTGGTTCTAATTATCTCTATTTTTCAACTTGTGTTTTAGCGGACAAAAAAAAACTGCTTATTTTGGCAGTAATTGATAATTTAGGAAAGGGAGCGGCTGGACAGGCAATCCAGGTGATGAATATAAAGTTTGGATTGGATCAAACGTTGGGATTAATCCCATGA
- a CDS encoding dihydropteroate synthase — protein MLSLSYLSDLYLRYIDDYSKEVCKFELRGRQFPSSNRPDLMGVVNLSAESWYRESVALDVEAAIRKAKILYASGADLVDIGAESSLSYASRVDEQEQLKLVIPIVKELSRSAKIISVETYHLEVAKACFKNGASILNLTKGNQGKDFFRVVADHDGAVIINFVSGKNVREVEPIPLPEDPLTLLFPYFEKRLEEALSCGVTKIWLDPGLGFYYPNLLDGPTRIQRQMEIFLHTFRLRKLGWPICHALPHAFECFQDEVRTAEPFFAVLALLGKTDLLRTHEINKVLGVLKTMQIFSKNKLPKD, from the coding sequence ATGCTCTCACTCTCTTATCTTTCGGATCTGTATTTGAGGTATATCGATGATTATTCCAAAGAGGTTTGCAAGTTTGAACTTCGCGGAAGACAGTTCCCTTCGTCAAATAGGCCTGATCTAATGGGGGTTGTTAATCTCTCAGCTGAATCATGGTACAGGGAAAGCGTTGCATTGGATGTGGAGGCGGCGATTCGGAAGGCCAAAATTTTATATGCTTCCGGAGCTGATCTTGTCGATATTGGGGCTGAGTCTTCCTTGTCTTATGCTTCTCGGGTTGATGAACAAGAACAGCTAAAACTTGTTATCCCCATTGTTAAGGAGTTAAGTCGGTCAGCAAAGATTATTTCGGTTGAAACCTATCACCTGGAAGTAGCCAAAGCCTGTTTTAAGAATGGGGCATCGATCTTAAACCTCACTAAAGGTAATCAGGGAAAAGATTTTTTTAGGGTTGTTGCTGATCATGATGGAGCTGTAATCATCAACTTCGTAAGCGGTAAAAATGTTAGAGAGGTCGAGCCGATCCCTTTACCTGAGGATCCGCTCACTCTTCTTTTCCCTTATTTTGAAAAGCGGCTTGAAGAGGCTTTATCCTGTGGTGTAACCAAAATCTGGCTGGATCCTGGTCTTGGGTTTTATTATCCTAATCTTCTTGATGGCCCGACCCGGATCCAAAGACAAATGGAGATCTTTCTTCACACTTTTCGGCTTAGAAAGCTTGGCTGGCCCATATGCCATGCTTTGCCTCATGCCTTCGAATGTTTCCAAGATGAAGTCAGGACAGCTGAGCCTTTCTTTGCTGTCCTTGCCCTGTTAGGGAAGACGGATCTGCTGCGAACCCATGAAATAAACAAAGTACTGGGTGTGTTAAAGACTATGCAAATTTTCTCTAAGAATAAGCTTCCTAAGGATTGA
- a CDS encoding FAD/NAD(P)-binding protein, whose translation MKTNSLFNPSAQFLLPIPFQIKKKKVEYPRVVSLWLSPLGNGELSFKPGQFLMVYVFGVGEVALSIAEKDETEESYVLTIRSVGTVTRALEHCKQGDIVGIRGPFGKGWPLEEAVSKDILLVAGGIGLPPLWSTLPFIFKDRSNYGEVFLLYGARSPHDILYKESWESLSKQKELVLKISVELATSRNWNGSIGNVISLVDSLRFNPQSVVAFVCGPEPMMRFCAYALLKRGVAKESIYFSMERNMRCAIGSCGHCQFGPLFLCKNGPVFSYKTIEPFLNIPEI comes from the coding sequence ATGAAAACAAATTCACTTTTTAACCCTTCTGCTCAGTTTCTTCTGCCCATTCCTTTCCAGATTAAAAAGAAGAAGGTCGAATATCCGCGGGTTGTTAGTCTATGGCTTTCTCCTTTGGGAAACGGTGAACTGTCTTTTAAACCTGGACAATTCTTGATGGTCTATGTTTTTGGTGTGGGTGAAGTCGCTCTATCGATCGCTGAAAAGGATGAGACCGAAGAAAGTTATGTATTAACCATCCGTTCCGTGGGTACTGTGACTCGAGCCCTTGAGCATTGCAAGCAAGGGGATATAGTAGGCATACGAGGTCCTTTTGGTAAGGGTTGGCCCTTAGAAGAGGCGGTTTCGAAAGATATCCTTCTTGTTGCAGGTGGAATTGGCCTTCCACCTCTTTGGTCAACGTTACCTTTTATTTTCAAGGATCGCTCAAACTATGGCGAAGTCTTTCTTTTGTATGGGGCTAGGTCTCCTCACGATATTCTTTATAAGGAAAGCTGGGAGTCTCTTTCCAAGCAGAAAGAATTAGTGCTTAAAATATCTGTAGAGTTGGCCACGAGTAGAAATTGGAATGGCTCGATTGGTAATGTGATTAGTCTTGTTGACTCCTTGAGGTTTAATCCCCAATCGGTTGTTGCTTTTGTTTGTGGACCGGAGCCTATGATGCGATTTTGTGCCTATGCACTCCTGAAGCGTGGGGTTGCCAAAGAAAGCATTTATTTTTCCATGGAAAGAAATATGCGCTGTGCCATTGGTTCTTGTGGCCATTGTCAATTTGGACCCCTTTTTTTGTGCAAAAATGGTCCTGTTTTTTCTTATAAAACCATAGAACCTTTTTTAAACATTCCTGAAATTTAG
- a CDS encoding phenylpyruvate tautomerase MIF-related protein: MPYLSIETNISLSENQQKDLMEAASRLIVDKMKKPQGYTMVSYGETKRILFAGTEEAAAFVQLRAINLPADQCGDLSKEICALLEKYCCIKPERVFINFSDIPAKLWGYNRTTFG; this comes from the coding sequence ATGCCTTATTTATCCATTGAAACGAATATAAGCTTATCTGAAAATCAACAAAAAGATCTTATGGAGGCGGCTAGCCGTCTTATCGTGGATAAAATGAAAAAACCACAAGGTTACACGATGGTCAGTTATGGGGAGACAAAAAGAATTCTTTTTGCAGGAACTGAAGAAGCTGCTGCTTTTGTGCAGTTAAGAGCAATAAATCTGCCTGCGGATCAGTGTGGAGATCTATCCAAGGAAATCTGTGCTTTGCTTGAAAAATATTGTTGTATAAAGCCTGAACGAGTATTTATTAATTTTTCAGACATTCCAGCCAAGTTGTGGGGCTATAATAGGACAACATTTGGATAA
- the hisB gene encoding imidazoleglycerol-phosphate dehydratase HisB, translating into MGQINTLRTSSIQRKTKETAISLEITLDGTGKSDIKTGIGFLDHMLELFSFHGSFDLTLRCEGDLHVDFHHTVEDCGIVLGEAFNKSLGDKKGIKRYGFCMLPMDETLVYSAVDIIGRPFLCFRVPESMPLVLLRAGDFPAQLLEEFLRAFVTHGKLCLHMHVLESKEVHHLIEGSFKALARTLKMAIGCDSTTLGSVPSTKGIIG; encoded by the coding sequence ATGGGACAAATCAATACCTTAAGGACATCTTCAATACAAAGGAAAACGAAAGAAACAGCCATTTCCCTTGAGATTACCCTCGATGGAACAGGGAAGAGCGACATCAAAACAGGCATTGGTTTTTTAGATCATATGCTTGAGCTTTTTTCATTCCATGGTTCCTTTGACTTGACTCTTCGGTGTGAGGGGGACCTGCACGTGGATTTTCATCACACGGTAGAGGATTGTGGAATAGTCCTAGGGGAGGCGTTTAATAAATCCCTAGGTGACAAAAAAGGAATAAAACGCTATGGCTTTTGTATGTTACCTATGGATGAAACGCTTGTTTATTCAGCTGTAGACATCATTGGAAGACCTTTCCTTTGTTTTCGAGTCCCCGAAAGCATGCCCCTTGTTTTACTTCGTGCAGGGGATTTCCCAGCACAACTTCTAGAAGAATTTTTAAGGGCTTTTGTGACCCATGGAAAACTTTGCCTCCATATGCATGTTTTGGAGAGTAAAGAGGTTCATCATTTAATTGAAGGGAGTTTCAAAGCTTTGGCAAGAACATTGAAAATGGCGATTGGCTGTGATTCGACAACTCTGGGTTCCGTACCGAGCACAAAAGGAATCATAGGCTAA